The following DNA comes from Hylaeus volcanicus isolate JK05 unplaced genomic scaffold, UHH_iyHylVolc1.0_haploid 12197, whole genome shotgun sequence.
AATACTCGTTGGTTATAgagatattcttttttttaattcatcaaaaaattattagtatcAATATAGCAGCATTCCTGTTGTTGAAAAAACTATCATgcttaaaagaatatttcgactAACTGTGGAATTTGTTTTGATGATGAAACACATTATTCTGTGTAAATTTTAGAGTTTTGTCTGTATAAACGTCGAGCACTCGATCACTCGACCTAAGCACTGGAAGAAAACCGaacaatacaattattaaaaaaatggcgCTGCACCTTTCGAAACAATGTTTTGTAATAGTCTTTATAGGTTACCatatgtttttgttaaatgtACTAGCTTTTCCGAAAATCTTACAAGAACCCATTTTAACATGTTACGATGGGTTCACAttaaatgaagaaaagaaatgcgTTAAAACTATAAGTGAACCCCCTAGGCAAGTTTGTCCACCACAAGATGGGGAACTAGGAAgaatagaaaatggaaaatgtcgCATTCGGCTACCTGTACTAAGAAGATgttcgaaagaaaatgaaacacaaaCGGAGGATGGAAATTGTATGTATACAATGAAATCACCACCGAAATATTTTTGCCCAGCTGGATATTTAGATGATGGAACACGTTGTTCCCGTAAAACTATTGGAGAAATGACATACCATTGTGCTAAAGGAACAAAAATAGGAAACCAATGTGTTGAACTTGTGACACAACCAATGCTCATAACAGAAACATGTCCTAATGATAGCAGCTTGATGGATGGGCGATGTTGGAAGGTCGTCGAGGTATTTGACTGTAGcggtaaaaatataaagctAGAAGAAAAACGCAACGGGCGTTTTTCTTCACTACCTTTAAGACATTTATCTGAACAATCACCTCCAAAAGGTTTTATATTAGAGAAAACGTTAGGTTCTTCATCCAACAACATAGATTCTCTTGTTCCAGTAACAGCTccacatatttttagagtgcGAGTGAAGTCGCAAACGTGTGAAAAACTTGTAGAAGTTTCTCCTATTGTCATGAAAAAATGTCCAGAAGGATTCATGGAAAGCGAGGCATCAGAAAAACCACTTCAATCACAGTGTATTAAGGAAATATATTCTCCTCTTGTAGCCCAATGTTTGGAAGGACATAAATCTTCTAATGTTTGCCCTGTAAAAATCAGCTTCGTACCAAAACAAGCTCGCTGTCTTAACGGTTTTCTAACGCGAAAAGAGATTTGCGAAGATACTATTGTCGTTCCGGGAACCAAATATTGTCCTGCTAATTTTCAAGTCGAAAACGATGCTTGTATTGGTTTGATAGATGCTCCTTTAGAATGTCCTAACGGGTTGGTCCTAACGTCAGACAATCTTTGTGTAGGTGAAAAAGTGTACACACCGATTTCGTATCCCGAAGAATACCCAgtggaaaattaaatgcatTTGAAGTATTCTATTAACTATACTCAAAGTTCTACTAAATAGATTGTACCGTTTACAATTGGCTTTGAAGCAAAACACTTAATCACCCTGTTCTCTACAACGTTTCATAGTagtattttcaattgttttatagaaaaaagttaatttatagctttgttttttttttaaatcatctttttagagaaaaagaaaacgtgtcggaaaaaaaaaaaggttaaaaaCATAAGAAATCAgttgataacatttttaagCTTGAACTGCTAATTTAATTAGGTGTTCCATAAAAACTTTCAAAGAAACGTCATCTATGTTTTAAAACAGGGAAAGTAACATAAGGAATTGAGAGAATTTTAACATCATAAGTTGTACCAGTTATGATAAAGTTTGATCCGGAATCCAACATCGGTTCGCAACCTGCTGTTTTGGCaatgaaagtattattttgaGTGTTATGCGTTGAAGAAGGATTCACTTTAGCTAGCAAAAAACGTGCTTGACTTCCacctaatcaattttttctagTAGTATTGCAAcgtctttatttttaagttacCTGCATTGCAACAAACAAATTTAGGTGCAGGGAACCGATCATCTAACAATTCCTTAGCGTCTTTATGAGGTGCCTAAGCCGCAAGAAATAAAGATTGAACAATTTGCTTAAATGTCATTAATTGTATgttaataaatcgaaaaacTTTGTATACGAAAAAAGATTACctgtaaaaattcttgaaagtttTGATAATCAGGATTCTGATCGTAACCTTGCTCTTTCCAACTATGGATCACGTCCCCATGCCATATGACAATCTTTTAAGGCcaattgtaaaatttgattatGAGAAACAAAACAACGCAATATGTTTTGGATACATTTTAAACCTTacgtgaaaaaaagaatcaagtAACAAAATAACGTCAGGCTTTAAGGATTGAACATCTAACATAACAGGTTTTGGAGGAGctagaagaaaaggaaaatagaatttgaaaataatgttttatcaCATTATGTCGTTTTTACATTCAAATGTATATTGGAAAAGAGCTGGTTGAATCATGACAAGtgaatttaatatgttttcgCGAAGTAAAATTGTTCGATAATATGCAGTTTCATCTggactaaaaaaaaaaataatttttaagttttccGTGACCAACTAACCTAGCATTAAACGtttgtaaaaaatgagaacGGCGTAAATGATACATAAATTGAgggtaaatagaaaattcttgaCTTAAATGGAAAGAAGAAGGATCATTTTTTTGGTAATCAGCGAAGCGACTAACAAGTCGTATAAGTTTACGGTCAAGCCAtctatagaaaaagaaactgtactttagaagaaaatacatGTTTCGTCATAAGAATATACTTTAGCACATCAGCACATGGTTCTTCTTCTGTTTTCAAAACACCCAAGCGAGCCATCAAAACCGCAGCAGCCTCCTAGTCAggaattaatgaattatataggGCAGTgccaaattattttaactaaaGTCCTACTTGATCAAAACCATTTCCAACATTTAAGACATCCGATTCAGCAAATCGATATGACACTACGTTGTAAAGAATCAGAACCCACGCACATAAAAACAGacaataaacaaatgtttatgaGACAAAACATTTGGAATCAGATTCAAAATTTTACCAGTAGTGACACGTAAGCGTACACGACCACTTGGATGGTGGTAAAGagtttgaaattgaagaaaagcTTGTCGGGTTGGAGGATTTGAGGGAGTTTGAGAGGTTGAGTCGAAATAAAATGCTAATGTAGTCTTTAGAAAATACAGTGTATTAGCGCTAAACTAATTAATGTTAGATTATATGACAGTACACGTTTATCTAGAGCAGGAATAATCCATTCACAAGTATTTCCTTCACCTAAACATAAATCTCCAACTTGAACACCCTTTTTTCGAGAGCTGGAACAAGCTCCAATAGCCCCGCAAACCTTGgtataattcatttgaaaaaacgGATGGAATAAACAATGGGGATTTCAACCTCTTACCTTAATACTATTTGAGCATAAAACTTCTAACTTCCCATTATACGCATGCTGCATATATCCGTTAGCGTCaggttcaaaaattttattaaggCTATCTTTAAAAACATTCATGCTAAAAGAGTCACTCATAACCGTGTAGCCTCCTGTTTTAAGACAGCAGAcctagaaattttcaaatatattaaaagtcaATACTTAATCGGATGATATAAACCGTGTGCCAATCGgcttgaaaatgaaaagcaacataaatacagaaaactgATGTGACTTTGTTGCTAacgattctttatttaaagtggCTTCAAACACTATCAACTAACAACTTACTTTCATTTCATGAAGGCCAACTTGATCTAAAGAGCAAGCAAAAATATCAACGGCATGACCTGCGTTAACAGCACGTTGAGCAAGTTGTGTATAATATTCCACAGCTTTTTTAACATGTTTGGCATGCGgagtttcttttaataaatcaagATGATGGCGTATTGGGGTGCTTAAGGGAGTGTCGACAATAGTTCCTGGTCCTATTGTACATAAACCACCTAAACAAGAgaagataaaaaaacattagTAGACCGTTTTTTGTTCTGATAGCAATTGAAAAAACAAGTTTTGCTTACCAGTAAACAGCATTACACGTCCACTATGTTGGGAAGCACATCCCTCTAAAAGAGCCAAAGCAATACTTAAAGCAGCCCCCGTACAACGCTCAGgtctaaaaaaacaaaaatttagtaTTAAACCTGAAggtgaaaaagtaaaaaaaacaaagatcGACACCTATGATCAGTCGGCGTTGGCCATTGATCTTTTTGTAGGTTATCCAAAATAGCGTTAAACGTGAATTCACATTCAGCAATTGGTAGTAAAAATCTTCTAGCTGCTGCACCACCCGCTCCTCCGCGAGGATCACGGGaggttaaatttaaatgtttttggACTTCTTGAGGCGAAATGTCTTTGTCACCCCGGAAAACATACGATTTCGGGCATTCCAAAAACcctttattaaacaaacaaacaaaatagtTTTAGCGCTACAGAAGTAAAAACCTCAAACAtcccattgaataataaatgaagacAATAAACcgactttaaaaaaatcatgcttgCATTGTCACTctttcaattgttttaaaaaactaCCTTACCAAGCTCATGAACATAACACATTTTACCAAATGTTACCAAGCCAATTGAAACGTCTtgcggaataaaattaattgtctaaaaaatatcataacaatcgaagaaaaaaaactgttttttttggCTCAGtgaaaaagattatttaactTGTTGAAGAGTATCCTTAAGTGTGTCAAGTTCTTCTTGATACAAACAGGTGTCaatcaaaaaaacaaaactagGGGGTGAGATATGGCCTGATATTTGTAATGGTAAAATATAGTCGACAGTTGGGTAGAGCATTTCAGGAGGTGGTCGTTCTGAAATGTGGTCCGCATATTTCGgaggaaaattgtttcgagtGCCAGAAAATGGGCAAGTCCAAGATTTCACcctgacaaattttttttgatGAAAAAGACAAATATGCAATTCCTTTCTTACCTGTAATCGATAGGGCAGTATGGGTTTAGAATACACCCTGATTGACGACATCGTAGAGGTTCGTATTCTAATTGAGCATTGTTAATATCCTAAAATACGACATggtgaaaaatcaaaaaaaaaaattatcacaTTATGTTACTTTAAAAGGGGTGTATAGACAACTTAAtggaatttctaatttattagaGTCTTCACGTGTTTGTGGCCACACATTCCAAGAAAACCGAATACCGGTTTGATTTTCTAATTCTATGACGtccataatttaaaaattaaaagataattttcaaaaattaggAGCTgtggtaatttaaaatataagaatattttaaaaataaattcagcaagtgtttaaattataaaaactaatCCCATGTATTTCtcgatatataaaaaaaatatagtgaAATTGAAGGTATAGTTATTTCACACGAAAAAAAACTAGACGTAAAAGGCACTACTCCGTTGATATCAGAAGACAATCAGACATGTAACTTATTGCTTTTATGCTCTGTCCCGTAGTCGAAATAAAACCGTATTGAATCTAAAGAAGTTACTGTCGAAATTTGAAACTccgtaaaaaatattaaatcaagtTTTTCGTATagagatttctttttcaaatcccaatacatcaaaatatttttttacatgtcAAACttaatttctatcttttttcctaataataagaaaagttccaaaaaaacaatggaatgaccaattaaaaaaattattcaagatGAGAAGTTTACACAATgtcaaaataatacttttgtatAATGAAATGTGTAACTAGAAAAAAACTTAATAACCCAATGTTTCCTTGATATATTTTaagatgaaaacaattttttttgtattttaaaaacaaattgtagtttttttttaaataaaagtaaacaaacgCTTTGAAgctgaaatgtttaaaaaatttaatttaatgaaaaagtgTGATCGTGAATTTGTACGCATGCCTGATAATATTAGCAAATCAGATCTTTTCAGTTGTGGATCTGTTCCGCTGAATTCTTTGAAGCGTTAACGTAGCTACCCAGCATACACAAGAATGAGTCCCTACTATCAATATGAGGAACAAGTTCATACAAATCGTAAAGATATGATGGTTATGCCTGTTTATAGTGAAAATGAGGAGATGCATAATTCGAATCGTTATACTGGATTTACGGAATATGGAATGTCTTCATGGGTCAAGCAAACACCTGATAATCAACCCATACAAAACACTTCAGTGCCATCATCCTACACAGAATTTATAAATCCATCCAATCTACCAAATCCTCTTCAAAATTCTTCTACTATTAAACCGACAATCATGAAGCAAAGGGGCCCCAATAATGTCCGCTATCAACCTTTTCAAATAACCCAAACTTCACTTACGCAACAAGATACTTTATCTTGGTTCTGCACTCAGTGTAATTACCCGATGATATGTCGTATTCGTCTGGTACATtttaatggtttttttttgcattataATCTTCAGTTTCTTTTCTATCTAGTCTCCATGTTATCaccttatatgtatatcttgtTTTCTCCAAATTTGTACTGAAAAAAGCAACAAATGTTTTTGGTAAGCAAACACTTTCAATTACAATCGAGCTATTATTTGATCACACTTTAGTTGTTCTTCTGTTTGCTCGTTTGCCGAGGCTTTGCATCATCAGGATGAAGTCTTTACATGCTCAGGATCATGTTATggatataaacaaaaagttaaaggtcgttcttttttaaatcaagtGTCTCTTAAAGcccatgaattattttttcatatggGCGAATCGAATGAATGTTTATCGAATCAGGAAGAGGATCCGCGTGCAGCGGCTCCAGTAGACCTCATGAATGGTGCGCATCAATATACTGAATCAACATGTGACCCGTATAGTACGTCTCCATCTATTTCTGGAGAGTTACAAGGCCAAAATACCACAACATACGTACCTGAGCTACCTTCTGAAGTAATGCCATTTGAAAAAACGGAAAATTTAACACCGATTCCACCACAATCGACTTTCAATTTACGGCATTCATCGTCTCAATATACAGAAGTTAATAAGGCTGTATATCATGATACTTGTATAACCGATATTGACGTATCCAATcctcatttaaataattctgtacGAAAGGATTCAGGTTCTGctaattatttaagtaatgaGTGTCATCAATATATAAATGAGTTTAATACTGTGAGACGAACAAATCAAGGCATTCCTTTTACCGAAGATCCACGCGTCAATTTTAGGAATTCGAATCCTCAATTGATGCATGCGTCAATGTCGGGAAGACACATTCAGTGTACAGCTACCCCAGATCCTCCAAACGCTGAATTCATCAATCCAGTGACTTTATCAAACATTCCTTACCCGACTATTCACCAGAACTCGCAACCTACTTCCTCTACGGCTGCAACACAAAATTATGCTCCTGTTTCGTCTTCGTATGACGTGTCACACAATCTATCGACGACTTTAAATATTGATCCACCtaagaaaactttttatatgTCATCTGAGGTCATGCACccaacaaattttaagaaCATTTCGAATCAaccaaaatcaaatttatccATTGTTTTAGACAACTCTAATCAACAAGCAGACTTTGAATACTTATTTTGATCATTATCATCAAATCGAATTCCCAAGATACTCTTTCCGCTTTGAGTTGACCGTTATAGAACGAGTCAagctttttttgttttttaaattataatatgaagAAGTGCACAACGACAAAAAGTGATACAAAGAACAAggttttttcaatttatttttatttatcttcaatGTGTGAACTGTTCTTATTAAgtaatctatttttttctgaattcaTATACAAAGTTTCTCAGCTTacaaagtatattatttatgatagccaatttctagaataaaattttacttaaaattttggTCAttgcaaaacatttttttacattagcCAAGTCTTTGTCCTAAGTAGATactagaataaaaattggagaTTATTTGAATTCgtggtatttcttttttttttttggtgatCGATTATACAATATGAGAAGACTAACTGTCagagtgaaattgaaaaaatattttatctcatGTTActacataaaattacaaaatagtatggctttaaaaaaaaaaattgtgctcATGATATGCATAGAATGTAagttgttaatattttctaaccTGGAGATTTGAGAAAGAATTctaatgttaaattttaattgaaaacttatAGATAACgtgatatcaatttttttttgtattaataataaagctGTGTTACGGAGGACAAAATGCTTAAatcatacatttaaatatcttcTAGTACGATAAAATTAGTTCTTTATGACtcgaataattacttttcaaatactcgaacaagtatttttcaatgactcgaacaagtatttttcaatgactcgaacaagtatttttcaacgactcgaacaagtatttttcaatgactcgaacaagtatttttcaatgacTCGAACAATAGATGGTTGATTGGTTAAAGAATGGTTTTCCGACCGTTCGAAACGTTTTTAGCAATAGGAATGAAGAATTACGCAGacatgttttatatataaatgtttttataaatattaaccatttttaaagttcttgttttttcgaaaaatatcttTTGTGTATACAATTGATTCAGGATAtagctttttttaaattagtttatttgCTCTAACAATTTATTCAAGTTTTTTAATCAGGGTCTAGCCTGCGTAGTACAATCCCTGCttatttcatattcatatattgTATTAAGATGTGGGacgtttttaataaacaagtttaaaatttttacattgataatttttcttcgagtgtttcgaattttcgatTCCTTATTTTTACGGAACTTTAATCCGTTCTACAGAaaccttttaattttttatatacgacttgaattctactgtaaaataaatgtatacatatttgactctcaattttcaaaaaatggagCTACCATCGGATTCCTATAACATCTAATAGATGACAGATTTGCAACGTCCCTGTACATGTGAATCGGAAATGTATCTCTGATGAAAACTGAATTCAGTAATCCTAGTTATTATATAGTGctataacaaaatgttttgttacagtgcgtccaatttttttttgtgtttctttatcaaaaaattttagTATAGTAGTTTtgtagaacatttttaattttttgttgttaaaaaaaagaacatatatttttattgatatgCTCGATCCAATGAGTACAGAGCTAAAAGTTATGTATGTGGTTAACCGTACAGGAAAACGAGAACCAATAgcttttgataaaattttatctcgaaTTGAGAAATTGTCTTTCGGATTGCATTCTTTAGTAGATCCAGCAATTGTAgctaaaaatgttattaatggTGTAAgtcgtataaaaattttgtttactatcATTTGATTGAATGTCATTCCTAGATGTATTCTGGAATAAAAACCTCAGAGTTAGACGAACTAGCTGCTCAAACGTGTGCTTATATGGCTGGATACCATCCAGATTTCTCTAAATTAGCTGCTCGTATTGCTATTTCAAATCTTCACAAAAATACGTTAAAAGACTTTGACAAAGTGATTGAGCAGCTTTACAATTGTAAAAGTGCTATAGGAGAACCAGCTCCTTTAATCGCGTTGGATGtttacaattacattaaagaaaacatttctctaCTAAACAATGCCATTAATTACGACCTGGATTTtgaatatgattattttgcgTTTAAAACTCTTGAAAGATCATATTTGTTACGTGTTGATAATATAATTGTTGAGAGACCTCAGCATATGCTTATGCGCGTGGCTTGTGGTATTCATTGTGGAGATATGGACAGTATACTTGAAACATATAAGCTATTGTCTGAGAGGTACTTTTGCCATGCAACACCTACCCTTTTTAATGCAGGAACGCCTAATCCACAAATGTCTTCTTGTTTTTTAATGACAATAAAAGATGATTCAATTTGTGGTATTTATGACACTCTTAAGGATTGTGCATTGATATCCAAAACGGCTGGTGGTATTGGGTTAGCGATTCATAAAATCAGAGGTTCTGGTGGTTATATTAGCGGAACAAACGGAAGATCTAATGGTATCATTCCTA
Coding sequences within:
- the LOC128882855 gene encoding uncharacterized protein LOC128882855, whose product is MDVIELENQTGIRFSWNVWPQTREDSNKLEIPLSCLYTPFKDINNAQLEYEPLRCRQSGCILNPYCPIDYRVKSWTCPFSGTRNNFPPKYADHISERPPPEMLYPTVDYILPLQISGHISPPSFVFLIDTCLYQEELDTLKDTLQQTINFIPQDVSIGLVTFGKMCYVHELGFLECPKSYVFRGDKDISPQEVQKHLNLTSRDPRGGAGGAAARRFLLPIAECEFTFNAILDNLQKDQWPTPTDHRPERCTGAALSIALALLEGCASQHSGRVMLFTGGLCTIGPGTIVDTPLSTPIRHHLDLLKETPHAKHVKKAVEYYTQLAQRAVNAGHAVDIFACSLDQVGLHEMKVCCLKTGGYTVMSDSFSMNVFKDSLNKIFEPDANGYMQHAYNGKLEVLCSNSIKVCGAIGACSSSRKKGVQVGDLCLGEGNTCEWIIPALDKRTTLAFYFDSTSQTPSNPPTRQAFLQFQTLYHHPSGRVRLRVTTVSYRFAESDVLNVGNGFDQEAAAVLMARLGVLKTEEEPCADVLKWLDRKLIRLVSRFADYQKNDPSSFHLSQEFSIYPQFMYHLRRSHFLQTFNASPDETAYYRTILLRENILNSLVMIQPALFQYTFESPPKPVMLDVQSLKPDVILLLDSFFHIVIWHGDVIHSWKEQGYDQNPDYQNFQEFLQAPHKDAKELLDDRFPAPKFVCCNAGGSQARFLLAKVNPSSTHNTQNNTFIAKTAGCEPMLDSGSNFIITDDVSLKVFMEHLIKLAVQA
- the LOC128882908 gene encoding uncharacterized protein LOC128882908 gives rise to the protein MSPYYQYEEQVHTNRKDMMVMPVYSENEEMHNSNRYTGFTEYGMSSWVKQTPDNQPIQNTSVPSSYTEFINPSNLPNPLQNSSTIKPTIMKQRGPNNVRYQPFQITQTSLTQQDTLSWFCTQCNYPMICRIRLSPCYHLICISCFLQICTEKSNKCFCCSSVCSFAEALHHQDEVFTCSGSCYGYKQKVKGRSFLNQVSLKAHELFFHMGESNECLSNQEEDPRAAAPVDLMNGAHQYTESTCDPYSTSPSISGELQGQNTTTYVPELPSEVMPFEKTENLTPIPPQSTFNLRHSSSQYTEVNKAVYHDTCITDIDVSNPHLNNSVRKDSGSANYLSNECHQYINEFNTVRRTNQGIPFTEDPRVNFRNSNPQLMHASMSGRHIQCTATPDPPNAEFINPVTLSNIPYPTIHQNSQPTSSTAATQNYAPVSSSYDVSHNLSTTLNIDPPKKTFYMSSEVMHPTNFKNISNQPKSNLSIVLDNSNQQADFEYLF